The sequence taaaataatgtttgcATTAATGAATACTAATGCCTTTGGATTTTAGATGTCGAATATTACTGTGACGTACCGAGATGGCAGAGTGTCGCAGCTGGAGCAGGTCTACATTCGCGGCAGCAAAATCCGCTTCCTCATCCTACCGGATATGTTGAAAAACGCTCCAATGTTAAAGAGCATGAAAAATAAGAATCAAGGAGCAGGGGCTGGGAGAGGCAAGGCAGCTATTCTTAAAGCACAAGGTATGGCACTGCATAATCGTAGTTGATTGTATACAGTTTTCTGATACTCAATGCATTTTCATtactttcatctttttttttttattattattttttttatccttgtCTGATTTTATAAATTTCAATATTTATCCTCAATTTTACTTACTAACATTACTGTTTcgttactccatgtggtggcacttatcaaatgaatagggtaaatatGCAGTGAAGAATATTTGTTCAATTATGTGAAACTAACGTCAGTAAATACGTATTTCCTGGTATGTTTGATGCtgtaaagtattgtagagaattgtcttaacATTGATATTACAGAATCTGTCAATATGTTATCGTAGGCAATGTACCATGATGATGTATAAAGAGATGCCCTGTGGTTCCCACCCCTATTGTACATCATATTTTATTACTAATCATAGTGTTCTAtagaaaacatttatattaaacagTTGTCATACCCAATTGCATATCCATATTCAGACAGCAAGGCTTTAAGCTTTGTTCTGTCAAGTGCAAAATTGCTTTTTGCATTTACTTCTGCCTACATATTTGTGTGCGTGACTAGTAATCTGTAGACGTTAAAGAAATTGAATGTGTAGATGATTTTAGCAGCATATGGGTGTGGTAGTTAAAAGCTCTGACTGATCATGCACGGTTAGTGGAAACCCTAGGGAAAGTGAATGAAACTGAGTGTTTTGGTAATCCTTCAGTATCTAAGATTTGATTGTTACAGGTGTGTGGATGGGTGGGTttgtgtgtgggttttttttgtggTCTATTTATACCCCTTAACAGACTCCTTTGGTCCTGTTATATCCCTTAAAAGGATGATTAGTTGATATAAATCTCAGTTAGAAATATTTGTACTCCAGATTTCAGTTTTGCTTAATAGTTGATTAGTAACTGCAATCCAAttctggggacagaagtgcaggAGGGTTAAGGCTTCTTAGTCACTCAGTTAACACTAAGCTTGGACCACAAAAGggaccaaacacaacagattatgaATTTTCTTACTCAATATCAGAACACCTCACGTTTAAACATTGGGCATTTAAAGAGCCTTTAAATGCCGCGGTCAGATGTTTCTGTTGCTCTGAAGCAGTAAAGAAAGTTGGGGACAGAAAACAGAGATGGTGATGTTTTCTGTCTTTTAACCACTAATGTGCTCTCTGTAGATTTGAGCCAAACAGTTCCTCCAGCTAGATGTTCATGAACTAGTTCTGTGAATGTTAATACACATGATTGAGCTGAAATATTTaacctgtttattttttaattaattcgtTCTTTTACCAATTTTGGCTGCAAAATTATTACatcttacattttaaatatgtactaattttgtattttaatttatatataaattagtaTTGACATAATGCAGTTGTTTCCTAGTAATAACCCATGAGTGACccagtgtttgttttgtttgtttgtttattaattaatttattttttccttcgTTTCTTAATCCTCTAGTGGCTGCAAGAGGTCGGGGCCGGGGCGGGCCGGGAGCAAGAGGAAACATTTTCCAGAAACGCCGGTAGTTCAGTTCCTAGTGGCTTCAGTCTGTACAGTTTTCTGTTCAACTTTTATGTTGAGTGCTTACTTGGATTGGTTACCATTGAAttcaaagtgttgtttttttttgtttgttttttttttttttaattagcttgtTTTGATTCCACCcccctttttgttttttgttgtaataAATGGAAGTCTTTACTTATACAACGAGGCTCATTTGGTTCATTTTAATAAGGTGTACCACCATTTTTTATGCTTGcaaatactgttattataataGGTTGTGAAGTTCAGTTTTAGTCTTTATAGAATTAATATAAATTGTAATTTGATCACAATACTTTTTGTCTGCTGAGTCATGGCATCCCACTCTTCTTGAAGGGTGACCTTCAGGTCCTTGAGGTTTTAGGATAGAGTTTTGTTTtctatgggattcaggtctggaaaaATGGCAGGCCACTTCATTTAAGGTAAGTCTCCAGCAGCTGTTCCCTAATTATGCAACCTCCATGAGCTAGAGTGTGGATGTCCATGAAGGTGGAATTAGGCATGTGTTCATGCAGAGACACATTGACTGGATTGATGATGTAATTTGAGTAGTATTGGCGTTTCACCGAACCATTCACAAAGTGTAGGGCTCGTCTGGTAACTGCAGTGGGACTGATGCATAGTGTTCCCCATTGACCTCTCCAACATTTTTGGTGGCTGCCATTTCTTCTGTGTGAATAGATTTTAATCAGTGAACAGCCCTGGGGTGCCTCGCACCTACCTTACATGTGCCTGGAGTTGTGTGGCATGAATCATCTGGTTCCGCAGGGCACAGATCACAATGAAGTGGTCACCAGTGTAGGGTTTGACCAAATGACGTCCACTTCTATGCCTTTCTCTGACTTTCAGTCTTTCTGCATCACTGTTGCAACCTGCTGATGACACTTCCGTCTAAAAACATCCTGTTTCAAGCCTCGCAGTGGTGAGGTACGGTTGATCAATTGTTAGGTGTCTTCTTGGTCGCATGATGTcaatgtaaacagcatgaagacCAATGGAGACCAATCCAAATTTCCCAGTCGAAATAACTAGGCCTATGACTGTCACACATACTtgatccaacattttttttagatgtcaAGCGAAACATGAATAAAACCCTTTAACCTTACCTTTCTGCTGAAATGTTTCGTTAAGTTGAAACATGTTTGGTTGTATTGAACCTACTATGACTAGGCCAATGTGTCtcgtacattttaaaaatgtatttatacaagCTTTTTACAAAAATCAATGAGTGCTGCAATTCCTCATGACATGCTTGTAGTGTATGTTGCCTCTTATGTTACtatttttatgtacagtatataaaaaatatataaaatgcttgCTTTATatctttttcatattttacattaatgTGTCTTTAGAAATTTAACTGCCACTTGAACATGGTTTACAAAGGACATCTATGTTAAAATTAAATATGTACAAATACGaaccattttctattttttttttttcaggaagccCAGAACAGAGAGTTATGGCcgtttaaaaatgaatgaaggTTTAGGAGTATGGTTTATCATTCAGTTgagcagtagaaccaaccagaaacaattttaatttaaatactgaGTGAAAAGTCAAataacagtttttacattttaatatcagcTACAAATTGTACAGCATTTCTAGCTTACTTTATGGACATAAATTTAGCTGGAgactaaataactttaaaactcTTCCATTTGCCTTTTTATTCCATTTGACTATACtaatgggccattccaccaaatgggtgccatttgcttggtgtaactattcaaaacatgtactggtattttttttttttttacaaggtttctaatctgaagatgatttttctctttcctgttaccaaaacttgacattaaaaaaaacattttaaaaacaaattcctCCGTATACTGcatgtttgaataattaatattataacaaaaaaacactaattgcATGCACTTCTAAAAGATGTGAAgtcttttgtaatttttttatgaagACCCAAACCAGAAATTGATCATTTTTTATCATgcagtttattaaacaaatggcaAAATGATGACCCAAGCAGAATTGGAAATGGCGGTTTACTGTACATTAACTAATgtttacattaataaatcaataactaGGGGACTCTACTCAGTCCTTATACTGGcattcacttctgttactggcacacattcctgttactggcactcactgagtaacaggagtgaaagtAATAGGACTGagtttagcaaaaacatgaatgaAAAATTGTGCATGTCCATTTTGGTAGCATGCCTCAACTACTTTCTTTGATTGTGGCCAGCCTTGGTATAGTTTCATTAGCTACTTTTCCATCCtataatatgtttaaaaagatGGGTCTAATATTGTGTAGATGCTAAATGTTGCTAAATCTTCAGGACTTGAACtgttagaatttttgcaccaggagtgttatccaaaagaaaaaaagtccaagactggtggaggaggatatgccaagatgcatgaaaactgtgtttaaaaaaactattttaatccaccaaacattgatttctgaactctttatactTTATGAAagttaatgtgttttatttgcattatttaagatctaaaagctctaaatgacaatttttgtttttttggaatttgggagaaatgtcagtagttttactagaacatgtacctataaatagcaacatcactgaaactgattcagaaactgaagtggtctctttttttccagagctgtataattgtgGCTCCAGCAGCGAAGGGTTAATATCCAAAAAGAGATTTCCCCTTTTAAGGCCGTGTGTGTTAAGATGAGGGGGGGggacccaggtccagaaagtaaaaatccatcccagggttttgtaccaactgcctgggaGGCTCTGCTGCAGCTTGGCTCTACCCAGAGCCGCCCAAGCAGTTGGTACCAAACCCCGGGCTGGATTTTTTATTTCTGGACCTGGGATTTCCACCTCTAGTGTGTGGTGAGAGGCATGGCTGAGCTGCTGTTCTCTGAATCCGCCTGCACACAGTAGAGGATGCAGCAGCGGCCCCGCATCACAGCGGAGCTGCCCCGCCTGCCCACCGCAGCCACCCCGCAACGAATACCATTAAACCGGCTGATCGCACCGCGAAGAAGCTGCTTCTCCAGAGACCCTTAAGGACAGTTCGGACCGGCGCGGTGAGAATCAGCACTTATTACCGTGTTGTTTTCTGATCCTGAGTGTTTATTTGTGCCCTTCAGCTCCAGCGGGGGATTTCTACCCCAACATCTGTTTCATAAGAGCTTCCTCCGCTAGCCTAGCGCGCTTAGCAGAACCGAGGCGGATATAAATACTAACTGCGAGCCCAGCTGAGCTCTGAACTCTTATATCtctcaatttaaataaatacagtgcAGTCTTTCTCGGCTCCTTCTCTACATGTTTAAATCCACACCGAGCGTTTTAATTGATTTTTGCCTTTTTATCCCTAGCGCTGTTTTAGATGTCAGTATGTTAGTTAGCAAGCTGCTAGCTAACGGTATCTCTAGCTTTACTTCCAGAGCGGGGAAGTGTGCAGCCTGTACCCGATAACAGCGCCTCTGATAGCGGACCAGCGAGCGAGCGAGCTACCCTGTACCATAACTACCCATATTTCTGACAGTACAGATAGTTTTAATAAGCACCTGCGAGGAAATCTAACCAGAAaagcaaataacaaaaaagcatcCCCATCTACCTCAGTTTTACCCCAAAACAACAAACCGACAGATATAACGCTCgctattagagagagagagagagtgggggagcTGGTCTGTGAGGAATGTACAAGAACCCCTTCACCACAAACTGAATTGTAATGGTTGTTTTAGTTGTACAATCATTTCACTGGCGTGTATAGATGTTACAGGTGTACAGATAGTTTTGATGGACATCTGACACATGAGGTCCCCATTAATTATTATAGAGAGAAAGTGAAGGAGCTAGGTTGTGGAGCAGTCTGAACTGCAGAGCTCAAATCTGAGACATAAAAACATGTCCAAGTCTTAATTTGTGTGTTAGGCTGGAAAATCTATAGTTTTTAAtgtgtattcttttttttgtacagGTTGTATTTCAGTCTGTAAGTCAGTAAATAGCTTTTATGTTATTTCTGTGAGGATAAGTGGGCAAGAAGACATTTCACCACAAATTGAATTGTAACAGATGTATAATACAGTGATTATTATGCTGATGTACTGATCCAAATTAATTACACTGGTGTGTTCAGGTTTTACAGGTGTACATTTTTGATGGCCATCTGACTGAAAAATTACCAAAAATAGCAAATAATATTTGTTAGAGAGGGAACGTGGAAGAGAGCtaggctgctgttgctgctgtatacaatacatatttttttttatttgtggacAGGTCTTtatatttaaatggaaaatatCCATTTGGGCTGATAATAGCTGTCTTTTCTGTCAGGAGGTAGATCAAATTGAAtgattttaattgtattaaattataaAGAAAACACATAGATTCCTATTTCTGAGACTTATGCTTATGGAGAGTTGTGATGGGCACCTGACCTAAAAAGCACTTAAAAAGCAAATGACAATCCCCATTAACATAAATTCTACCCCAAACAACATTTCTAGCATTGGCAGCAGCCAAGTGGAGCTATGCTGTTATGCAGTCTGTTATTTAAAtgcaaaatgtatatttatatgtaaatatttcaTAAAAGATCACATGTCGGTCTCGAAATTTAGTTTTGCAAACTAAATGCTAATACAGATAAGCTTTTCCTGTGCTTTGTTCtgtatattttgtgtattgtTATCTATGTGTACATTGTTTAGCTCTATGCCGTCATAATGGCGAGGAACAGTCATGTGACCACACACTATGATAAACAGCTGGCATCTGTACTAATAGAACATCTGCTTGGTTTTAAGGCAAGAGCAGCTCTGGTTTACAAATACTGTTTTAGCAGTGGGCAGATACAAAGTCTTAAATAGCAGGACAGTTCTTTAATAGCAGACACCATTTCAGAGACAGTGTTTGACCTTTTCACAGTAGCTACTATGACTAGTAGTTACAAATGAGAAATTAAAGGGAAGACCTACATAATCAATAATCATAATCAACTAGCCTCTTTTTTAAGCAGATTGACCACCCATACATTATAAAATGTCATTGTGCAAAATAGTGAAACAGTGAAATACTGAAATGGTGGGATATATGCTTGGCTGGATGGATAAATGGGGATACTGGCACTCATGTGGTCAAATCTGTCTTTTTTCATAAACTGAGATCAGGGTGTAAACAATGTAATATTAGACACAAATCCTAACTCTGCATTGTAGCCTCTGTAGTACACATTATTCTTGTGTGTAATGTAATTTGATCTGTCCTGTTATTGCAGCACTTAAGCGTGTGGAATGCATCACAATAACATGGCGATAAAAATTGGATTCCTAATTTACACCTCTATTTGTCTCTTATTCGTCTTCATTCAGAAATAATGTCTTACAATAATTGTTTAATTCAGCTCCACGCTGTAGGTAATGAATGCCGGGTAAACCAGACATAAATGCAGAAATTGTTGCCACTGCAAATCTTTTTCAGGGGCTGAATAATATGCACCTATTACAATATAAAGGGGCTTTCTCTGTGGCTACAGTGTTTAAACAGTTCCTGATTGGTGGAGCTTCTTTGTTAATGCCGATCTTTGGTACATAAGCCCAGCACACAGCTGAGTTCATATTTGGCAGCTTATATAGGCTGTGCACATAGAGCAGTGTCCCAGTGAATGCTGTGCAATCCATCAAAGATCAAAGTAGGTCACCCAGCGAAGGAACAGTCTTGAGATTAAAATAACTCAGCAGACCAGAGCTCTCTGTGCTTCAGCAACATCTTGGTCTTGGGCTTTTACATTTCTCCTCAAGTTCAGTAAAAGGGCAGCCTGGGACATGTTTTGCACTGATATTACTCCTAGTCTTTTTTATTAATTGCATACACTAGATTTAAAGTATTTTGGGAAGTTGGACCATTCCCTCAGCAAACTCAGATAACTCGGAGGGCTTTGTGCTGGAGTTTGGGTGGCTTGTTTGGAGCTGAGAGATatagataaaacatttaaaaaatgtgatggGGTGGTACTGGGTTGTGAATATTAGTTTGGGAGGAGGGGCTTCAGGCCCTtatgatattttgtttttcaaaatATTTGGTCATATTTTGCTTTTTCAAGTACACAGTCTTGTTTTTTACTAATTTCTTTTACATATTTAGATGAAAACAGTGGTGTCAAACAGACGTTTATTCAGGGTTTTTATGCTATGTTAGATGTAACTTGAACACACAGTACATCaaattgcttacagtatcacagtatattgtgtgatacaggggttggacaataagactgaaacacctgtcattttagtgtgggaggtttcatggctaaattggagctgtctggtggccaatcttcattaactgcacattgcaccagtaagagcagagtgtggaggttcaattagcaggctaagagcacagttttgctcaaaatattgcaatgcacacaacattatgggtgacattccagagtttaaaagaggacaaattgtcttgctggcgcatctgtgaccaagacagcaagtctttgtgatgtatcaagagccaaggtatccagggtaatgtcagcataccaccaagaagtttgaaccacatccaacaggattaactgtggactcaagaggaagctgtctgaaagagatgtttgtGTGCTAAcctagattgtatccaaaaaacataaaaccacggcagaattcaatgtgcacctcaactctcctgtttccaccagaaagaAGTTTATTGTgatcttaaaccaggtgtttcagttttattgtccaacccctgtatattgaaaCATAAGCATTGTATTAAGACATATATCATATCATCAAGTTCTTGCCAAAACACTGTCCTATCACCTGGTGATTCATTGTTATTTCTGAAATCAAGAGGCAGCGCGAGACAGTGTGGTGAACTGAGGTGAAGcatgttagagtgaggtagagtgagacacaGCAAGCAGAAGAGAGGCAGAGCAAGCTATAGTGAgacagtgaggcagagcaaggtagagtgtggCAAAACAAACTagtgtgagacagagtgaggtagagtgtggcagagcaagctagagtgaggcagagcgaggtagagagtaGCAGAACGTGCTagtgtgagacagagtgaggtagagtaaggcaaagCAAGCTagtgtgagacagagtgaggtacacTAAGGTAGAGCAGGCTAGAGTGAGACAGATTGAGGCAGAGCAAgctagagtgaggcagagcgaggtagagaaaggcagagtgaggtagagaaagacagagtgaggcagagcaagctAGTGAGACGGAACAAGACAGAGTGAGCTAGAGTGAGGTAGTCAGGCAGAACAAAGAAGTGTGAAACAGAGCAAGATAGAGTAAGGTAGAACTAggcagtgaggtagagcaaagtagtgAGTTATTAtgaggaaaagtgaggtagagtaagacagagtgaggcagaatgagactGTAAGATAATTGCACAAcacatttttgtccatattgtaaaCCCATAGTTCACTATAAGGGGGTCCACAGACATTTGGACGTACAGCAGTTATTTGGCAGTGGGAATCTGCATGTTTGCAATTCAGTGAAGTGCATATGTGCAGCTGATCACAGAAAAGGGAGGAACCGTGTTCATGAAGATTAGGGATCATGCTGTGGGCCTGACCCTGCGAGAGAAACAAGACTGTGTGATTCTTTGCGTTTAATGATGAATAACGCCAATCACTCCACTGTCACCTGGCACTCTTTTGTCATCCTGGTATCAATACAGCAACACCTGCTCTGACAAATGGGTCTGACACGGGTGAGTGCCCAGACTGACAGAGGATTTCTGTAGGGGAAGCTGAGCAGGGAGTCAGAAACCACCTCCATACAAATCCATTTCGACACTAAAAGCTTCTCCATCTCACTGAGTGTGCAGTCTACCTCATTTCTGAGAAGATTGAATTATTTATGTTAGGTTTGCTGATAATGAGTGAATCAGTTCCGGGTCTTTTACAGTAGGGCAGCCAGTGGGGAGCACTTTTTACAATTCTGAATTGGACTGTCATGCTAACTTAAATCCCTTCAGATTTACTCACAGCACAAGAAAGCAAACAAAAATCATTAAATGTAGCTTCTGAATTAAGTGATAATGAGTATTAATTTTGAATCACAAacagtaataatgcatatttaaatTTCTAATACTGTTCTCTCAGGACATTTTACACTTAATGCTTTCCTTTGttgatgcagatttaattttccagcaggacattgcacactgccaaaagtaccagttgttgTAATATATTATTCTAATTGTATGAGATCACACTGTGTTCTCAATCTActctatgtaatatatgagtttcatgaGTTTTGAAttgaatatgaaaatatatactgaaatatattaACTTTTcgatgatattaaattttttttaggttcacCTGTAAACATGCTACTTTTAGAGCTTCTGTAAAATAATTGGGTTCATATAAGCCCAGACCTATTTCTGAatattaattaatacaataatttcttttattagaaacatttgttGAGAagcacataatttttttttgtgggcacatgactgtaaatatttattgttaaaatCTTGATGTAAACAACAACATTACAACAAATTCATAACTTTTTTTCTAGAACCTATGTCAGAACTAGTTTTATGGACCAAAAAATTTAATCTAAtcatttaaatagttaaatggATGGAACAAGGCTGCAAcagtaaaaatacacttttaaaagcagTTAGATTTATCTCCAACACTCCTACAATCTATAAATATGGTCAGATTAATAAACACACATTCACTTACTGTCCTGTATTGTCACTGTCAGGATGTTCAGTAAATGTCCAATGAtaaagtaactgaatgcattcattagaagcgATGTCCGCAAAACAAATGGACACAAAGGGTATGCATGATTAGTGATTTCTCAGCTTAGATTGCACATGTTGGACTACTTGATTATGTTTTAAGTACATAATCAAATAAGTGTGAGATAACTCAATTACTAATTTAATCAGTGCTGATGGGCGTAATCATGAGAGGTTTGGCAGGGACAGAAAAACCTCTGTTATTTCTGGTATTATTTTGTTCACTTTAAAGCTGTTTGTCACTGTTTGTTTAACTAGGATGACCATAATTACATTTGGGTAAATCAGGAAACCTGGGAGCGGGGGGGAGATGGCAAGTTTTATGGAGTGGTTTGAGTGTTGACGGGGGGGAGGTGGGGGGGTACTGCGCTTTGACTGTGAGTGttgaggggtgggggggggggggggcgggggtgtGGCGGGATAAATTACCTtcatggtccaatgaaggtaatttaaaaaccaggacatttcatCTCTTTTTGAAAAAAACCCGGAGTGCCCGGGACAAgacgtgaaatacggacgtttggtcaccctagctTAACTGCTTTTATCACACACATGATCACAGAACAAGCAATCTTTCTAGAAACATGTGAGAGGAGATTGAGGAGTAGATTAGAATTGACTGTGATTGGACACAGCCAATAGAGATCAAACAGAGGCCATTAAACAGTTTCTTCTTTAGCCCAGTTCCACAGAAGGAGGTTTTTGAACAGAGAGAGTGGCTCTCTTCGCTCTTCTTCTCTTA comes from Astyanax mexicanus isolate ESR-SI-001 chromosome 17, AstMex3_surface, whole genome shotgun sequence and encodes:
- the snrpd3l gene encoding small nuclear ribonucleoprotein D3 polypeptide, like, producing the protein MSIGVPIKVLHEAEGHIVTCETNTGEVYRGKLIEAEDNMNCQMSNITVTYRDGRVSQLEQVYIRGSKIRFLILPDMLKNAPMLKSMKNKNQGAGAGRGKAAILKAQVAARGRGRGGPGARGNIFQKRR